In the genome of Sebastes fasciatus isolate fSebFas1 chromosome 23, fSebFas1.pri, whole genome shotgun sequence, the window CTCATTGTTCTGGTTACCTGATAGGAATGTTTGTGACGGAGTTTCAGTACAGatacaaaacaattaattgattaatcacaaaGATAATAATTCAGTAATGAACATAATTATTAGTTGCAGATCTTCAGTAAACAAGCAGTTGTTCTCAATCTTTTAGGGTTGTTACACCTTCAAAAAAGGCTACAAATACTGGTTATTCTTATAATTGAGGAACTTGTGTGCGTTTACATGTGTTGTTTTAGTCGTTGGATCTgatcaaactgttttttttttgtttcagatcaTTGGCGGCTTCATCATCGCGCTTGCTCTGCTGTCTCAGATCCTCACCAACGTTAATGGAGGCGAAGGCGTAAGAACTAACACCGattacaaacagaaaaataacttggtgtctttaaaaataaactaaaatatgaACCATTCCATCGCTTGTTGTGCTTCCAGCTGGAGGGTCGGACCGCCGGCCTCATCCTCCTCTATGTGGTCGGCTCCGTCACCATGGTCATCGCCATCCTGGGAGCCTACGGCGCCCACAGGGAGAACAGAGCGTGTCTGATCGTTGTGAGTAAAATCATCTGACACATGGACTTCACAAGGTGACGaaacttcacaataaaagaggATGTGAGAAGAGTTTTCCAAATCGAATATGATGAAATGTGTgaatttttaaagaaatttcagtTTCACATCATCTGTGATGTCTCTGATGGGAAAACCCAAACTGACTTAAGTTTAAAGAGAagctttctttgttttttacttcctgttgttgtgtttacataGAGAGCAATTCCTGTCCAACACTTAATTTCCCTTCAGTGGCTTAAAAAACGTTAATTTTGACTCTAAATCTTGTAGCTGCCTCTTTAAAAAGTGCCAAACTTCATTTAAATTTTAAGAGATTTTATAAGAAAGTGTATGAACTCCTTCTCCACCTGACAGCTGACCTGTAGAAACACTGTATTCACTCATTTTTCTTACCTACAAAGTTTTCGTGCATCATTGTGCAACTGTAGTTACGgtcttttcctgtttttctctgtaGTTCCTGGTGTGTATGGTTATTGGAAGTCTGATGATGATCCGAGCTGGTATTCCTGCCGCCATCAGCCGTCCCGAGGTAACATCCCTACTGCTGGTTCTACTGTTGGTTCTACTGCGTACAAGAGAAGAGATTTACCCGATATTTAATGGTTGTTCAGCTCTAAAGAGACCATCCAGCTAATAATAAGTTATTCTATATTTCTGCGTATGTGTATATTTCATGTGTTTAGAGTCATTAAAACAGCTCACGGTCACATTTTAAAGTTGCAGTCCGTAAAATGTCAGTATTTTTTGTGGTTACTGGTGTTAActgatttaaaactgatccactgagaaaatattggaaaatgtttcactattttctgacaacaTACAAACATAATCAGCTGATCTGTTCAGACACTGAAGTTTTTACGTGTTAATTTAACCCACAGCTGGAGGGCACGTTGGAGGAGAAGTTCCATGAGCTTCTTCCTCTGGATAAAGCTTCAGAAGATGTGAAGAACATGGCTGAAAGCCTGCAGACACAGGtaagatatacacacacacacacacaaagctggcCAAAACTTATGTTTGAATATTCCCTTCAAAAAACACGTATGTTCGAACTATTCGAATATCTGTTTTTGTGCATTGTGTCCACGACACCGCGTTCTAACTGAATGTGATCACACATTCGACGTATTATATCTTTAGTTATCATGACTAAACTTGAGATTGTGAGCTCTTAAGTTTCCCAGCCTAAGTAGGTTCTTTACTCTCCAGCTCACAGGCTGTTGTCGTCCAACCAGTTTACACTCCCAGAATTCCTGAGGGGGCAGCCAGGTGTGGCCTACGTCACCTGTTTTGCGGCAATTATGTAAATGCAGTGAGGAGGAAGTGGATTATTTTACTAACATGCAAATGCCCTCACGTCTGTCTGCACTTCAACTCAGGTCACATCAAGTCAGATGAGTTCCCCACCTATTGTCTATAAAGAGGAAGAATCTGACTTGATGCTTTTACTCTCATAAAAATGGAGGAACTGATCAGAGAGGGTTTTAACTCCTTTACTTCTTCCTAAAAACAGTTTCACGATTGTAGTTTTTTCTTACAGATGTGGCTGCAGTCGACTTTCTTAATAAGCACATTTCTTTTCGTGCACaagcaaaaataacaaaaataaaatggttTCCGCTCTTAAACCGTCACGATTCTGGTCTCTTCTGAAAGGGGATAATTTGGAGTTTACGATCAAATAGTCAGATTTAGTTTAAGTGATTCAGAACCACATTTACAGAAGCACAAACATGGTAGTGTTTCTTTTACTGTCCTGTTTTGCTTGTTACTAAACAAGCAGCTGTCGACACTATGATGCTGAGATCATTAAATAGTTTAAGCCGGGTTTCAACTCGCCGTACTCGGGTAATGTGCGTAAAGCGTGAAGGTTCCacatatggaggacggaacctgccaaaataaaacagaaattaataaatgactcgataaataaataaatataccattaaatgcaacaaaaataacatatcaaataaatgtattcattaattaattgataaaatgcaacagaaattgatatttatgttttaatttgcttttctatttatttctttgtattaattccctgaTTTAATTACGcctcttatttttattaatgtttaaatatacttatttatttttgtatttattattttttttatttatttttgtatatatatataaatatatattttttttatttatttattttttagatgtgtgtatttatttatatatttacgcATTTACTTATTATTTCTCATTTCACCTATTATTTTTCCCCCCAAActaatttatttctgttttcttttcttcatgcatttctaattgaattgataaaatgtgacataaatttgatatttctgttttaatttgcttctttaattatttacctttgtattaattcccttatttatttactcttctgtttaattctcccttatatttattcatgtatttatttttattaatttttaaatgtatttattaattttatttattatttttagatgtgtgtattcatttatttattcacaattTTCCATTTGCATTTCAGTCGTTATTTATTCCCCCAAActtatatatttctgttttcttttctttttacatttctttacgcatttctgcctcattatgcaaatgagagggccatatttattttctacattatttttgctgcatttaaattttgcttgtcatttatttatttatttttgattttgtcaggtTCCCTCCTCCGCAGTTAAAGGGctaaatttaaaacataaacatgCTTCTTTTTACCAGCAGacctactgtacagtatatctgaATATTTCCAGATAACAGCAGTTGAAAACCAGCTTGTTTTCTATGTAAAACCACAGATCAGTGGTTGAGAGGGAAACTTCACACATCCTGCTTTCAGCTGCATCTTTAGCTTCCTGTCTTCTCTCAgtttgtattaaatacttcttGTCTGTGCAGTTAATATGAAATAAagtgtgtttcttcttctctggtgttttagctgCACTGCTGTGGTTTGTTCAGCTATGAGGACTGGAGGGAGGACATCCCCAGATCGTGTCTGTGTGACCAAGAGTACGAGATCGAGGGGaagtgtcagtcagtcagctacGGCGTGAGTTTAACTTTTCACTTTTACCATCTTCAATCATGGTGTGTTTTTATAAATGCAGGTTATTAACGTTTAATCGTCTCCTTCAGCGTCTGATGCAGAGGAAGTCCGTCTACACCAAGGTCAGTGGacattaaaaattaatttaactCACAAACAAGTTAATATCATATTTACATGACTCGTCAGCTGATTGAATGACCTTTTCTGTCGTCCCGTCCTCAGACCTGCTTCCCTGTCATCCTCCACTACACCCTGCTGCTCGTTGACGTCATGATCGGAGTCGTCTTCTCTCTGGCTGCCCTGGCGGTGAgaattaataaacacttattattttatttgcagaGACAGAAGCTTCGTTTCTGGCTCGGTTCTTTTACTCTGATAGCAACAGATGTTAACTCACCTTCTTCCTGTTGTCTCCTCCAGCTGTTGGGCATGGTCCTGTCCTCCCTCATGATCCACCAGATGCGTTACCCATACAGACCCACCATCCTGATGACGGTCCCCGCCGTATTCACCACGCCTCCGCCCAAATACCAGGAGCTGCACAACCCTCCCGAGTACTAGAGGAACACCTCTACTACCGCTCTCGTATCTGTTGTTAGCTCGATGTACAGCGTCGACAGGAAGTCGACGTgtttctgttgtctgtctgtttgttctTGAATGCGAGGCAGTGCGAGGACGGCATGTCCAAAGTGCCTTACGTCACTGTGAGGAGTCCGACTGTCGATGGAAACACCACTGGGTTTCATTTTCTGATGCAAAGCACCTTTGAAAAGATCTGCAGCAACTTTATTAGTCATTTTATATCAGTTGAGAGTGAGTCTGATTGGTCGACGCAGTGGGGGGCGGGGCTTCTTATTGGTCGCAATCTGCTGTTTTCATACAACTAGAGAGGATCGTGTTCGTCATCATCACAAGATAATTAATAATCAACatcacagaagtaaaaagtCAAAAAGTTTGACGCTTAAATCTCtaaattctgacttttttctatgGAATTTGGCTCTAAAAATCCTCTTCTGGATAAACTCAAATGGAGTTCAAGAAGACATCTTTTAGACCACCTTTCAACAGTAATAAGATCACAAAATAATTTAAGAtcacaaaaaagtaaaacaaaatctgaGACTTTTATCGTTAAATTCTGACTTTTCTATGGACTTTGGCTCTAAAAATCCTCTCCTGGATAAACTCATACTGAATTAATcaagaagacatttttagaccaTTTTCCAACAGTAATAAGATTAAATTAAGATTGCAAAATAATTTAAGATCacattaaaatgaacaaaatagAGCTAAGATTAATACCTCTATGTTGAAAGTCAAAATTTGTAGACTTTAATCTCTAAATTCAGACTGAATTGATTGTGAACTTTGTGAAAATAATCTCagttaaaagtaaaacaaatctgagatgTTTATCTCtaaattctgactttttttctaagGATTCTGGCTCAAGATGTGTAAATTTAAAATTTTGTGGAAAAGATTTTATCAAGAAAACATCTTTTATAAGAAATAACATTTTTGAGGGTATAATCTCTAAATTCAGATTTGTTTCTAAGATTTTTTAATGTCACTCTACATAATTTAAACATCAAGATTTTAATCTTAAACTGTACGGTTTAGAAACAGAATCATTTAGAGCCAAACTTCATAGAAAAAAGTGAATTTAAAGGGTTTTTTTGCACAAACATCACAAACATCCTCTCTGGttattcttttaatttttcACAAACTTCAGTAGaaatgtagttgtttttttagctgCAGGTTCCTGAAGCTCATTGCACTTTTCtctgatgcaaaaaaaaacactttacatttttttttaattatcctAGTTCTAATTTGTTTCAGCAAACGGCCTTTTTGGGTGATGATAAAAACCAGAAGTGCCACATTGTTTGCTCTGCAGGAGCACTGAAATTAACTGCTGAATGCGAAAAAGATTAaaatctttaatttattttcttcccGACCACGGACAGACTGATCGACgttaaggcttttattttgaaaaccctGAGCGCTGTGTTGACGAAGCTTTAGAGGCGAAATTAAAAGCATGTGCTTGTGAGGTCATGgcaacttattatttttataatgaaatgtgTATAAAAGGATAAATCTGGATGTGTGAGAGCAGAAAGTCCCTAAAAAACAGTTAAAGTCTGTAAAACTGAAGAAAGGGGAAATATTCTTTATAGTTCTTAatcttttctttgttgtttctATGCTTGATTTTCTGCTGTGAAATGATACCGTAGTAAATACTGGAGTACATACTGGAGTAAATACTGGAGTACATACTGGAGTAAATACTGATGACTTCaagaaataaaaactataaacCAAACTCTGCTGGTGTCAAGTACTGGAGTAAATACTATAGTTAACACTGGAGTAAATACTATAGTTAACACTGGAGTAAATACTATAGTTAGAACTGGAGTAAATACTATAGTTAGAACTGGAGTAAATACTATAGTTAACACTGGAGTAAATACTATAGTTAATACTAGAGTAAATACTGGAGTAAATACTGTAGATCCCAAAGACTTAAAGAAATAAAGATGATAAACcaaacttgacctctgacctccagatatgtgaatgtaaatgggtactatgggtacccacgagtctcccctttacagacatgcccactttatgataatcacatgccgtttttttcatgcagtataaatgtgttattgtctcctgtTCCAAAAtagtgtatctgaatatttctgcatactggggtccataaacagtcttaaattccataaattgggtatcactgtaaagctgagagtctcgtggatccaatgagcccaactgtattcatgtgtgatgatgttagtccccataggagacatttcattgacctccctgtatagaatgacctgtggtgacctctaggataatcacagcctcatgaaactttacagccacaaactagagacctagagcattcagaggatggatggatcagactagagacctagagcattcagaggatagatggatcaaactagagacctagagcattcagaggacggatgggtcaaactagagacctagagcattcagaggatggatggatcagactagagacctagagcattcagaggatggatggatcaaactagagacctagagcattcagaggacggatggatcagactagagacctagagcattcagaggatggatggatcagactagagacctagagcattcagaggatggatggatcagactagagacctaaagcattcagaggagagatggatcaaactagagacctagagcattcagaggacggatgggtcaaactagagacctagagcattcagaggacggatggatcaaactagagacctagactatcagaggatggatggatcaaactagagacctacagcattcagaggatggatggatcagactagagacctagagcattcagaggatggatggatcagactagagacctacagcattcagaggatggatggatcagactagagaactagagcattcagaggatggatggatcaaactagagaccaaaagcattcagaggatcaaactagagacctagagcattcagaggacggatggatcagactagagacctagagcattcagaggatggatggatcagactagagacctagagcattcagaggagagatggatcaaactagagacctagagcattcagaggacggatgggtcaaactagagacctagagcattcagaggacggatggatcaaactagagacctagactatcagaggatggatggatcaaactagagacctacagcattcagaggatggatggatcagactagagacctagagcattcagaggatggatggatcagactagagacctacagcattcagaggatggatggatcagactagagaactagagcattcagaggatggatggatcaaactagagaccaaaagcattcagaggatcaaactagagacctagagcattcagaggacggatggatcagactagagacctagagcattcagaggagagatggatcaaactagagacctagagcattcagaggatcaaactagagacctagagcattcagaggacggatggatcagactagagacctagagcattcagaggatggatggatcaaactagagaccaaAAGCATTCAaaggatcaaactagagacctagagcattcagaggatggatggatcaaactagagacctagagcattcagaggatggatggatcgaACTAGAGAAAGTCCCCATAAGGTCAACTGACCACATGTTGAACCCTCTGGTCCTCACTGTCTAAATGTCTCAGTAATGCAATGAGACTTTTAAACTcactgtttattcattttaatttcacaTAAAGCAGAGCAGTCAGGATTCAGGCACGTTCAATTCAGCTCATTTGAACAGTTTCACTcataaactatttattttgaTAAGTAACGTTAACATCTTGTTAATTACTGCTTTGCGACTAAAGCACATTTCTTTCAATTCCTGAATTTAGAAGAATGTCTTTTTAGAAGAACAGGTTTTGTTCTTTAAGAGTAAATCACAAATAACAGTTGAAGT includes:
- the LOC141761628 gene encoding tetraspanin-8-like, whose amino-acid sequence is MTQVNTCLKRTVTIFNLFFAIIGGFIIALALLSQILTNVNGGEGLEGRTAGLILLYVVGSVTMVIAILGAYGAHRENRACLIVFLVCMVIGSLMMIRAGIPAAISRPELEGTLEEKFHELLPLDKASEDVKNMAESLQTQLHCCGLFSYEDWREDIPRSCLCDQEYEIEGKCQSVSYGRLMQRKSVYTKTCFPVILHYTLLLVDVMIGVVFSLAALALLGMVLSSLMIHQMRYPYRPTILMTVPAVFTTPPPKYQELHNPPEY